Proteins from a genomic interval of Xiphias gladius isolate SHS-SW01 ecotype Sanya breed wild chromosome 23, ASM1685928v1, whole genome shotgun sequence:
- the dcps gene encoding m7GpppX diphosphatase, translating to MADAAAKREPDSVGTDELSPKVKRAKADNENSPGEAGKESESENILSGFKTTNVLSDSAREKNIFIHGQIADQDAVVILEKTPIREDTLAEILSGSRLKLEMSNDIYSTYRLQAPPHLNEIKTTVVCPATEKHVKKYQRQESFLVEETGEDYQSITLPYIQKQSFSVQWVYNILEKKAEAERIVYEDPDPEVGFVLLPDFKWDQKQVDDLYLIAIVHQRNNRSLRDLRSEHIPLLQNILQKGKEAILQRYNLPASKLRVYLHYQPSYYHLHVHFTKLGYEAPGCGVERAHLLADVIQNLQSDPHYYENRTLYFPLRADDGLLSKFKEAGRL from the exons ATGGCAGACGCCGCGGCTAAACGTGAACCAGATAGTGTTGGAACTGATGAATTATCCCCGAAAGTCAAGCGGGCGAAAGCTGATAATGAGAATAGTCCAGGAGAGGCCGGAAAGGAATCTGAATCCGAGAATATTCTGTCTGGGTTTAAAACAACCAACGTCTTGAGTGATTCTGCCCGGGAAAAGAACATCTTTATCCATGGACAG ATTGCCGACCAGGATGCTGTGGTCATTCTGGAGAAGACTCCCATCAGAGAAGACACCCTGGCTGAGATCCTCAGTGGTTCCAGGCTGAAGCTGGAGATGAGCAACGACATCTACAGCACGTATCGGCTGCAGGCCCCTCCTCATCTCAATG aGATTAAGACCACAGTGGTGTGTCCAGCCACAGAGAAGCATGTAAAGAAATACCAGCGTCAGGAGAGTTTTCTGGTGGAGGAGACGGGGGAGGACTATCAGTCCATCACTCTGCCATACATCCAGAAGCAGAGTTTCAGCGTGCAG TGGGTATACAACATCCTGGAGAAGAAGGCAGAGGCTGAGAGGATAGTTTACGAAGATCCGGACCCGGAGGTCGGCTTTGTCCTCCTCCCCGATTTCAAATGGGACCAAAAACAG GTTGATGATTTGTACCTGATTGCCATAGTACATCAGAGGAACAACAGGAGCCTGAGAGACCTGAGGTCAGAGCATATTCCGCTGCTGCAGAACATCCTCCAGAAAGGAAAG GAGGCCATCCTGCAGCGCTACAACCTCCCAGCTAGCAAGCTGAGAGTCTATCTGCACTACCAGCCGTCCTACTACCACCTCCACGTCCACTTCACCAAGCTGGGCTACGAGGCTCCGGGCTGTGGCGTGGAGCGCGCCCACCTCCTCGCGGACGTCATCCAGAACCTCCAGTCTGACCCCCACTACTACGAAAACCGGACACTGTACTTCCCCCTGAGGGCAGACGACGGACTGCTCAGCAAGTTCAAGGAGGCAGGGAGACTGTAA